The Phalacrocorax carbo chromosome 28, bPhaCar2.1, whole genome shotgun sequence genome has a window encoding:
- the C28H1orf43 gene encoding protein C1orf43 homolog, translating to MAGASSNWLSGVNVVLVMAYGSLVFVLLFIFVKRQIMRFAMKSRRGPHVPVGQHAPKDLKEEIDIRLSRVQDIKYEPRLLAEDDSRLLQLETQGCYNYLYRMKALDAIRTSEIPFHTEGRYPKSLIGKNFCAYLLELRNSSTSFKGIRKALIDTLLDGYESARYGTGVFGKLEYLQYQDALNELANMTKARGGSSQRQHQSAAKDLTLSPEVSNPATIQVTYLPSNQKSKRAKHFLELKSFKDNYNTLESTL from the exons atGGCGGGGGCCAGCAGCAACTGGCTCTCGGGGGTCAACGTGGTGCTGGTGATGGCCTACGGCAGCCTG GTCTTCGTGCTGCTGTTCATCTTTGTGAAACGCCAGATCATGCGCTTCGCCATGAAGTCCCGCCGTGGCCCCCATGTGCCTGTCGGACAGCATGCGCCCAAG gatttaaaggaagaaatcgACATTCGTCTGTCAAGGGTACAAGACATCAAGTACGAGCCCCGGCTGTTAGCTGAGGACGACAGCAGGCTTCTACAGCTGGAGACACAAG GCTGCTATAACTACCTGTACAGGATGAAGGCGTTGGATGCGATCAGAACATCTG aaatccCGTTTCACACAGAAGGCCGGTACCCAAAGTCTTTAATAGGGAAGAACTTCTGTGCCTACCTGCTGGAACTGCGGAATTCCAGCACCTCCTTCAAAGGCATCCGCAAAGCCTTGATTGACACCTTGCTGGATGGGTACGAGAGTGCCCGCTACGGCACTGGG GTCTTTGGGAAACTGGAATATCTGCAGTACCAGGATGCTCTGAACGAGCTGGCAAACAT gaCCAAGGCCCggggaggcagcagccagcGGCAGCACCAGTCAGCAGCGAAGGACCTCACCCTCTCCCCCGAAGTCTCCAACCCTGCCACCATCCAGGTCACCTACCTGCCTTCCAACCAGAAGAGCAAACGTGCCAAACACTTCCTGGAGCTGAAGAGCTTCAAGGACAACTACAACACGCTGGAGAGCACCCTGTGA